GAAATGTTAATTATATATTAAACTATTTGGTTGTAATATTCTGTCTTAAATTATTGTAATGTTTTATAGTAAGGGTGTTGTAGAAATATTTGCCACAGCATTTCTCTATGTGATAATAGTCTAAGATGCTTTCAATATCTGCCCAGATTTTATTTTTTTTGTCCTTATTAGAAAAAATGTGCTCGTAGTAATCATTAATGAGAAAGTTGATATGGTTGGTTTTTGAGTACATTTTTATTGCATTTGTTTTATCTACTTTTATTTGTTGCTCATTTTTTCTAGAGAAATCTACTTCTTCTGAACTACGCCCATTGCACGAATAGTAATTTAGATCATTGCACAAAGGGAGTAGTGATCTTATATATGGATCTGTGGATTCTATACTTCTTTTCTCTTCCATAAAATAATGATTGTCTCTTCCTGGTCGGCACTGAAACCAAGCGGATTGTGTAACGCAATAAGTTTGTAATTCTTTTTCTATTTCAAAACTTTGAACATATGTGTGAATTTTTAAAAGCGTATCTTCCCTTTCTTTTTGAGAAGGTATTTCGCCAAATTCAAATTCTTTTAATGTTAAAAAATATTCGAAAAGAGTATTGTCTTCTGCTGTGAGTACTTTTTCTAGATATATTATTGCTTCTTGTTTTTTTGTTGGATAATATAAGCATTTAAATCCCTTTTCCATTTGTATAAATGGTGATAAAGCTTGTATTTCATTATCTAGAGAACCATTGATGAGTTTAAATGATGATAATTCCTTTATTTCTAAAGCATGCTCATAATCGTTGCTATTTACTAGGTATACAACAAAAGTCTTTTCCTTTAGTTGAAATCCACGTTCTTTTTCAAAATAGCTCAATATCGGAAATCCCATTTTTATCATGGTACTTCCCCGAATTTCTGAGCAAGAATAGCCTACTACAATACCAAAAGTATCATGCTCATTGCATTGTAACACAATACCAATATGTAAAACTTTAGAATCTCTAATACTTGCGGAAATTATATTAACATGTTGTTTCATACTTTATGTATATTGAAAAATTGTAGATGTAAAAATAGGAGATAAGTAGTAGAAATATAGTAGCTTATCTCCTATTATCTTATAATTGTCCTTTATGCCTTGAAGCTCTCCAAGTCTTCTGCCTTGAAGTTCTGGATATATGCTGAATGACCGAGAACTTCCTCCTCTGCCATGCGAACATATACGTTAGCACTCTTCTGGAACATCTCTGGTGCCTTGGTAGCATCGTCGAGGATGAGGAGAGACATTACGATGTCGCCAGTCATGTTGTAGAGACGGCGAGCCAGGAAGTCGTGAACTGCCTGATCGTTAGCTTCCTTCACCTTGTTGATGGCAGCCTCGTAAAGATCTACGAGCTTAGCCACGCGCTCCTTCAATGCCTTCAAATCATCTGATACCTCGTTCTCCAACATCTCCTTGATGATGCTGAGATAAGTGCCGTTGGTGATGTAGCGGATGGCTGCAACAACCTGAAGCTGAGTAGTACCCTCGTAGATAGAGAAGATGCGGGCGTCACGGAACAGGCGCTGGCACTTGTATTCCATGATGAAACCAGAACCACCGTGGATGCTGATGGCATCGTATGCATTCTGGTTAGCATACTCTGAGTTCATACCCTTAGCCAATGGAGTAAATGCATCAGCCAAGCGGGTGTATTTCTTCATCTCCTGACGCTCCTCTGGAGTGAGCTTAGTGTCGCGGGCGATATCCTCCAAAGCCTTGTAGATATCTACGTAGCGAGCGCAGCAGTAGAGGAGTGAACGGCCTGCATCCAACTTAGCCTTCATTCTTGAAAGCATGTCATAAACGGCTGGGAAGTTGATGATCTTCTCACCAAACTGAGCACGCTCCTTGGCATAAGCCAAACCCTCATTGTAAGCCTCCTGCTCAACACCTACACTCTGAGCTGCAATACCCAGACGGGCACCGTTCATCAGAGCCATCACATACTTGATCAATCCAAGACGGGTGTTACCGCAAAGCTCAGCCTTGGCATTCTTGTAAACCAACTCGCAGGTAGGAGAACCATGAATACCCAACTTGTGCTCGATGTGACGAACAGTTACGCCACCATCACGCTTGTCGTAGATGAACATAGAAAGACCACGACCATCCTTGGTACCTTCCTCTGAACGAGCCAGAACCAGGTGGATGTCTGAGTCACCATTGGTGATGAAACGCTTCACACCGTTCAGACGCCATGTGCCGTCCTCATCCTGTGTGGCCTTCAGCATCACGCGCTGCAAGTCAGAACCTGCATCAGGCTCAGTCAAGTCCATACTCATGGTCTCGCCAGCGCAGATGCGAGGAATGTACTTCTGGCGCTGCTCCTCAGAACCGAACTCATAGAGCGTATCGATACAGCTCTGCAGAGACCAGATGTTCTGGAAACCTGCATCAGCAGCAGCGATGATTTCTGAAGCCATAGAGAAGATGGCGTTAGGCAGGTTCAAGCCGCCGTAACGACGAGGCATTGACAAGCCCCAGAGGCCAGCCTTGCGGGTAGCATCGAGGTTCTCGAATGTCTTGCTGGCATAAATCATGCGACCGTTTTCCAGGTGTGGACCTTCGAGGTCAACATCCTCAGAGTTTGGTTCGATGATGTTAGCAGCTACATCGCCGGTAATATCCAGCAATCGCTTGTAGTTCTCGATGGCATCCTCGTAGTTGACAGGAGCATCTTCAAACTGATCTTTTTCTGCGTAGTTGCGCTCCTTCAAGTCAACAACACGCTTCATCAATGGGTGATTGAGATGAAATTCAATCTCAGGGTGATCACTATAGTAATTAGCCATTTTACTTTTCTTATTTAAATAATGTGTAATGCAGATTACTTAGAATTCTGCTTGTAGTACTTGATGAGCTTAGGAACCACATCCTCAACATTGCCGTTGATAACGTAGTCGGCAATCTTGTTGATTGGAGCATCAGGATCGTTGTTTACAGAGATGATGATGCCTGAATCCTGCATACCGGCGATGTGCTGAATCTGACCAGAGATTCCGCAGGCGATATAAACCTTAGGATGAACAGTAACACCAGTCTGACCAATCTGACGGTCGTGATCTACCCAGCCTGCATCTACGGCAGCACGCGAAGCACCAACCTCGCCATGGAGGAGATGAGCCAACTCGAAGAGCTGGTCGAAACCTTCCTTGCTTCCTACACCATAACCGCCGGCTACAACGATGGCAGAACCCTTCAGGTTGTGCTTGGCAGCCTCTACGTGGTGGTCGAGTACCTTTACTACGAAATCCTCGGCAGGAACATACTTGCTTACCTCTGGATAAACCACTTCCTTCTTGCACTCACCCTCGTAGATGCTCTTCTGCATCACGCCGGAACGGACTGTAGCCATCTGTGGACGGTGGTCTGGGTTTACGATGGTAGCCACGATGTTACCGCCGAAAGCTGGACGAATCTGATAGAGCAGACCCTCGTAGTGCT
The Segatella copri DNA segment above includes these coding regions:
- a CDS encoding electron transfer flavoprotein subunit alpha/FixB family protein — translated: MNNVFVYCEVEGTTVAEVSQELLTKGRKLANQQGVELHAIVAGTGIKGQVEDQILPYGVDKLFVFDAEGLFPYTSAPHTDILVNLFKEEKPQIALMGATVIGRDLGPRVSSSLTSGLTADCTELEIGDYDDKKSGKHYEGLLYQIRPAFGGNIVATIVNPDHRPQMATVRSGVMQKSIYEGECKKEVVYPEVSKYVPAEDFVVKVLDHHVEAAKHNLKGSAIVVAGGYGVGSKEGFDQLFELAHLLHGEVGASRAAVDAGWVDHDRQIGQTGVTVHPKVYIACGISGQIQHIAGMQDSGIIISVNNDPDAPINKIADYVINGNVEDVVPKLIKYYKQNSK
- a CDS encoding acyl-CoA dehydrogenase family protein, which gives rise to MANYYSDHPEIEFHLNHPLMKRVVDLKERNYAEKDQFEDAPVNYEDAIENYKRLLDITGDVAANIIEPNSEDVDLEGPHLENGRMIYASKTFENLDATRKAGLWGLSMPRRYGGLNLPNAIFSMASEIIAAADAGFQNIWSLQSCIDTLYEFGSEEQRQKYIPRICAGETMSMDLTEPDAGSDLQRVMLKATQDEDGTWRLNGVKRFITNGDSDIHLVLARSEEGTKDGRGLSMFIYDKRDGGVTVRHIEHKLGIHGSPTCELVYKNAKAELCGNTRLGLIKYVMALMNGARLGIAAQSVGVEQEAYNEGLAYAKERAQFGEKIINFPAVYDMLSRMKAKLDAGRSLLYCCARYVDIYKALEDIARDTKLTPEERQEMKKYTRLADAFTPLAKGMNSEYANQNAYDAISIHGGSGFIMEYKCQRLFRDARIFSIYEGTTQLQVVAAIRYITNGTYLSIIKEMLENEVSDDLKALKERVAKLVDLYEAAINKVKEANDQAVHDFLARRLYNMTGDIVMSLLILDDATKAPEMFQKSANVYVRMAEEEVLGHSAYIQNFKAEDLESFKA